CAAAAACCACAAGATATGGACATCACACTTTGAAAATCAACTGTATCATGCTTGCCCGCAGGGCAAAGGACTTTTAGAATACACCCATGAGTGACCTTTTCCAAAATGCAGCACAGGACGAAAGTGGCTATTCCGCCAAGGACATTGAGGTCCTGGAAGGATTGGAACCTGTTCGCCGGCGCCCGGGAATGTACATCGGCGGCACGGACGAGCACGCTTTGCATCATTTGGTTGCCGAGATCCTCGATAATTCCATGGACGAAGCTGTCGCGGGTCATGCCAGCCGTATTGAATTACACCTGAGTGCCGACAACACGATCCGTGTATCTGATAATGGTCGCGGCATCCCAGTTGACCCACACCCAAAGTTCAAGAAGCAATCGGCGTTGGAAGTTATCCTGACCACCCTGCACTCAGGTGGAAAATTCTCAGACAAGGCATATCAGACTTCTGGTGGATTACACGGCGTAGGTCTTTCTGTGGTCAACGCCTTATCAAATTCGCTGACCGTCGAAGTCGCGCGCAACCGGACACTCTACACCCAGGGCTATGCCTACGGTAAGCCGACCACCAAGCTTGTGAACAATGGCGCGGTTCAGAACCGTCGCGGTACGACGATCACCTTTCATCCGGACCCTAAAATCTTCGGCGATAAATTTCATTTCAGGCCGTCCACATTGTACCGCATGGCGCGCTCGAAGGCGTATCTTTTCAAGGGCGTTGAAATTCGTTGGTCTTGCGATGAAGGACTTGTGAGAGAAGGCGACGAGACGCCAACCAATGCTTCGCTTCACTTTCCAGGCGGTCTCGCCGATTTCTTGAACACCCATCTTGAGAATCGTAAGACCCTGACAGAAAACGTTTTTTTTGGACAGGCAACGCTCAATAGCGGGTCTGGCACGGTTGAATGGGCGGTTGCGTGGCCGCTGGATGAGGATGGATTCTTTAACTCTTATTGCAACACGGTCCCGACACCGCAAGGCGGCACCCATGAATCCGGACTTCGTTCTGCCCTGGCAAAAGGCCTGCGCGCCCATGCTGAACTACTGAACAACAAACAAGCGGCCAAGGTCATCACTGCCGACGACGTTGTTGGCGATGCCTGCATCATGTTGTCGGTCTTTATTCGTGATCCGCAGTTTCAGGGACAAACCAAGGAACGACTTGCGACTGTGGAAGCAACCCGGCTGGTCGAGAACGCGCTACGCGACCATTTCGATCACTGGCTTTCAGGCGACCCGAGAACTGCACGGTTTTTGCTGGATCACGTCGCAGATCGGGCAGCAACACGTCTACGGCGGAAAAAAGCCAAAGAAACCAAGCGCGCTTCGGCAACCCGAAAGCTGCG
This Rhodospirillaceae bacterium DNA region includes the following protein-coding sequences:
- a CDS encoding DNA topoisomerase IV subunit B; this translates as MSDLFQNAAQDESGYSAKDIEVLEGLEPVRRRPGMYIGGTDEHALHHLVAEILDNSMDEAVAGHASRIELHLSADNTIRVSDNGRGIPVDPHPKFKKQSALEVILTTLHSGGKFSDKAYQTSGGLHGVGLSVVNALSNSLTVEVARNRTLYTQGYAYGKPTTKLVNNGAVQNRRGTTITFHPDPKIFGDKFHFRPSTLYRMARSKAYLFKGVEIRWSCDEGLVREGDETPTNASLHFPGGLADFLNTHLENRKTLTENVFFGQATLNSGSGTVEWAVAWPLDEDGFFNSYCNTVPTPQGGTHESGLRSALAKGLRAHAELLNNKQAAKVITADDVVGDACIMLSVFIRDPQFQGQTKERLATVEATRLVENALRDHFDHWLSGDPRTARFLLDHVADRAATRLRRKKAKETKRASATRKLR